One Spirochaetaceae bacterium genomic window, GGCTGGCGCTGGCGCTGGCGGCGCGCGGCGCCGCGGTGGCGGTGCACTACCGCTCGGGGTGCGCCGCGGCCGCCGCGGTGGTGGAGGAGATCGGTGCCGCCGGCGGGTCGGCGTTCGCGGTGCAGGCGGAGTTGCGTGACCCGGCGGCGGTGGCGGAGATGGTGCGGGCGGTCACGGCGCGGGCCGGGCGGGTGGACATTCTGATCAACAACGTCGGCACGTTCCTGGTGCGCGCCATCGGCGAGGTGTCGCCCGCCGAGTGGGAGGAGAGCCTGGCCAGCACCGTAACGGCCTCGTTTCTCACCTCCCGGGCGGTGTTGCCCGGCATGGCGGCGCGCGGCTGGGGGCGGATCGTGAACTTCGCCGACGCCGGCGCCGATCACCTGCGCGCGGCGCCCAACATCACCCCCTACCTGGTGGGCAAGACCGGGGTGCTGATTCTCACCAAGAGCCTGGCCGCCGCCTACGCCGGCCGGGGCATCACCGTGAACGCGGTGTCACCCGGCATCATCGAGAACTCGGTGACCAAGCCGCCCGGCGGCGAGCGGGCCATTCCGATCGGCCGGTTCGCCACCGTGGCCGACATCGCCAACGCGGTGCTGTTTCTGCTCGCCGAGTCGTCGGCCTACATCACCGGGGCCAATCTCAAGGTCGCCGGCGGCTGGCACGCCTAGGCGGATGGACGGGATGAGCCAACAGCGCGCCGGCGTTGAGATGCGGCCCGGCGGACGAGCGTCCTGACGCGGTGGCGGTGCTGTACGTGGTTGCGACGCCGATCGGCAACCTGGGAGACATCACCGTGCGCGCCCTGGACACGCTGCGCGCGGTGGACGTGATCGCCTGCGAAGATACCCGGCGGACGCGCACGCTGTTGGGCCATCACGGCATCACCACGCGAACGGTCGCCTACGGACACGACGAGACGCGCAGCGGGCGCGTGCTGGGGCTGCTGCGGTCCGGTCTGCAGGTGGCGCTGGTGTCCGACGCCGGTACGCCGGGTATTTCCGATCCGGGCGGCGGCGCAGTGCGTGCCGCGCGCGAGGCGGGCTTCGCGGTGGTCCCGATCCCCGGCGCGTCGGCGGTTACCGCGCTGCTGAGCGTTGCGGGAACGAGCGCCCAGGGTGTCCGCTTCCACGGGTTCTGCTCGCCGAAACCGGGCCGCCGGCGGGCCCAGCTCGAGCGCCTGCTCGCCGACGGCGCTCCCTTCGTCCTGTTCGAGGGGCCGCATCGCGTGCTGAAGCTGCTCGGCACCCTGGCGGAGGCGGCTCCCGAGCGCTCGATCGTGCTGGGCCGCGAGCTGACCAAGCTCCACGAGGAGGTGCTGGTAGGCACCGCCACGGCCCTGTGCGACGAACTCGCATCGCGCGCCAGGATGGCGGGCGAGCTGACGCTGCTGGTCACCGGGAACCGGCCGCGCCGCGGTGCCGCGGCGCCGGAGCGCGGCGCCAGGACCGCTCGACCGGTGACGCAGGGTGAGGCAGGAATGAAGCTGGAGTGAAGCAGGCGGGCCTTGACGCCGGGTAGCCAACCGTGTAGGGTGGTCAATACCAATAGTCGGAGTAATACGCGTATGGCGATCGAAGGCATAGGTCCGGTCGACCCGGTTCCGAACTACCAGCCGATAGAACGTACCGCCGCGGCGGGTCAGATCGGGGGCGTGGATTCGGTGGACATCTCCGCCGAAGCACAGGCGGCGAGCGAGTCGTTGCGCGTGGCCACCGAGATTGCGTTGAACAGTCCCGACCTGCGGGCTGACTTGGTGTCCGAAGCAGCCCGCAATCTGCAGGATCCGGCCTACCCGGGCGCCGCCGTACTCGACACGGTCAGCGACCGTATCCTGGATTCGTTCGGAATCTAGCCGGTGGTGCCATCGCATGGCTTTTCGGCCCGGATGACGTGGGCCAACACGCTGCCTCGGGTTGCGTTCCTGATGGTTCTGGAGTACTCGGACGACTGGGAAGTGATCGAGATCACGATGCCCGCCGAGTTCGAGACCCGGGACGAGCCCCGCGACCGGCCCCGTTAGCCTGCCCGACGCGGAAACGTACGCTGCTCCAGGACAGGAACGCCAGGTAACGCTGGTCGCCGTACTCCCACACCTTGACACGCCGCCCGACCACGGTGCGCTTCAGGATGGCGGCAATCGTCTCCAACAGTTGCGGCGCCGGGTCGCCGCCCGCGGCCAGTATCGAGCGCGGCAGCAGCGCGGCGAGTTCTCGGTCCGGCACCCGCGCCGCCGTGCGCAGGCCGCCGGCCCCGCGTACCACCGCCTCCACATGCAGGCGCCGGTTCACCAGGCGCGGCGTTACCGCCACCACCGAGGCCACCGCCACCACCGAAGCTACCGGCGCTACCGGCGCCGTCCCGTTCCGTTTGGTTGCCATGTGAAATATAACGGGCGCGCGTCCGCGGCGCTTTCGCGGTAGCATGAAGGGTGGAGAAAGGAGACGGCGATGAAG contains:
- the rsmI gene encoding 16S rRNA (cytidine(1402)-2'-O)-methyltransferase, whose translation is MAVLYVVATPIGNLGDITVRALDTLRAVDVIACEDTRRTRTLLGHHGITTRTVAYGHDETRSGRVLGLLRSGLQVALVSDAGTPGISDPGGGAVRAAREAGFAVVPIPGASAVTALLSVAGTSAQGVRFHGFCSPKPGRRRAQLERLLADGAPFVLFEGPHRVLKLLGTLAEAAPERSIVLGRELTKLHEEVLVGTATALCDELASRARMAGELTLLVTGNRPRRGAAAPERGARTARPVTQGEAGMKLE
- a CDS encoding flagellar biosynthesis anti-sigma factor FlgM, with amino-acid sequence MAIEGIGPVDPVPNYQPIERTAAAGQIGGVDSVDISAEAQAASESLRVATEIALNSPDLRADLVSEAARNLQDPAYPGAAVLDTVSDRILDSFGI
- a CDS encoding SDR family oxidoreductase; this encodes LALALAARGAAVAVHYRSGCAAAAAVVEEIGAAGGSAFAVQAELRDPAAVAEMVRAVTARAGRVDILINNVGTFLVRAIGEVSPAEWEESLASTVTASFLTSRAVLPGMAARGWGRIVNFADAGADHLRAAPNITPYLVGKTGVLILTKSLAAAYAGRGITVNAVSPGIIENSVTKPPGGERAIPIGRFATVADIANAVLFLLAESSAYITGANLKVAGGWHA